From the Malus domestica chromosome 17, GDT2T_hap1 genome, one window contains:
- the LOC103404640 gene encoding receptor-like protein kinase FERONIA has protein sequence MNNPISKHPIKTLTPLLLPLFLRMISIHMAGALPPYVPSDQISLQCGSAGPKFDQDSRYWGGDIRSIFFPFEHQAARNNSVVKDSPLSSYSAPYSSARLSRFKFTYTFPLSAGPVFIRLYFYPATYAPNFNRSQALFSVQAGGFTLLHDFNASATADASGLATIYKEFCLHTESGHNLNITFTPSNASPDAYAFINGIEIISMPPYLYYTSPQSPDGVAHVGSENTTRIDNNTALEMVYRINIGGERWISSDQDTGMYRNWEDESNYLDDLSRKYSILQQNSSIQLNFSKIPEYSAPKEVYQTGRSKDTSAGLSMDPNETIRNSYNLTWKFPVDSMFAYLVRLHFCEFLSYVTNLGDRVFHIYIDNQSAEKMADIIKWSGGNGRPVYRDYVVFMSGNPAIPKKVNLFLELQDSWNGAILNGLEMFKLSENRSLARPSPNPPSIAPAKGTPSKPTRSRTPLLAPVVGVACGILGLSVLGFLVFRRRRKVKGTASDGSSSLPTHLCRYFSLTEIKAATQNFSQSFIVGVGGFGHVYKGHIDGGATPVAIKRLKPESSQGAREFKTEIELLSQLRHRYLVSLIGYCTDKNEMILVYDYMARGPLADHLYHTDNPPLSWGQRLQICIGAARGLSYLHSDAQGTIIHRDVKSTNILLDEKWVAKVSDFGLSKVGTATMSKTHISTAVKGSFGYLDPEYYRRQQLTVKSDVYSFGVVLCARPAVVHATETRQMNLAEWTKSCHRDGELDQIIDPNMKGKIETECLNKYVEIAMSCINDCGMERPSMNDVVRGLEFALQLHQNCGERNNEDAFASVPGCATNESVQHISETIFSEINDPNGR, from the coding sequence ATGAACAACCCCATCAGCAAACACCCTATTAAAACTCTCACTCCTCTTCTCCTTCCCCTTTTTCTCCGCATGATATCCATACACATGGCCGGGGCCTTACCGCCCTACGTTCCGTCTGACCAAATCAGCCTTCAATGTGGCTCTGCCGGTCCCAAATTCGACCAAGACTCCCGATATTGGGGTGGAGATATCcgctcaattttttttccattcGAGCACCAAGCAGCTCGTAACAATTCCGTAGTCAAAGATTCACCTCTCTCTTCTTATTCCGCGCCTTACAGCTCAGCGAGGCTTTCCCGCTTTAAATTTACCTACACATTTCCACTCTCTGCCGGCCCAGTGTTCATCCGCTTGTATTTCTACCCAGCTACTTACGCCCCCAACTTCAACCGATCCCAAGCCCTCTTCTCAGTCCAAGCCGGTGGCTTTACCCTTCTCCACGACTTCAACGCTTCAGCCACGGCTGATGCTTCTGGCTTGGCTACTATATACAAAGAGTTCTGCCTCCACACTGAGTCAGGACATAATTTGAATATCACGTTCACTCCAAGCAACGCAAGCCCAGATGCCTACGCGTTTATCAATGGGATCGAAATTATCTCCATGCCCCCATATCTTTACTACACTTCACCCCAGAGCCCGGATGGGGTTGCTCATGTAGGCAGTGAAAACACTACTCGCATCGACAACAACACTGCTCTGGAGATGGTGTACCGAATCAATATCGGTGGCGAAAGGTGGATCTCTTCTGATCAGGACACTGGTATGTACCGCAATTGGGAAGACGAGTCCAACTACCTAGACGATTTAAGTAGGAAGTATAGTATTTTACAGCAAAACAGTAGCATTCAGCTTAACTTTTCTAAAATACCAGAGTACTCTGCTCCGAAAGAAGTTTACCAAACCGGCCGCTCAAAGGACACGAGCGCCGGCCTCTCAATGGACCCGAACGAGACCATACGCAACAGCTACAATCTCACCTGGAAATTCCCTGTGGATTCAATGTTTGCTTACTTGGTTAGGCTTCATTTTTGTGAGTTTCTAAGTTACGTTACGAATCTCGGAGACCGGGTATTTCACATCTACATCGACAATCAATCCGCTGAGAAAATGGCGGATATAATCAAGTGGAGTGGTGGAAATGGAAGACCAGTGTACAGAGACTACGTTGTGTTCATGTCGGGGAACCCTGCAATCCCGAAGAAAGTTAATCTCTTTCTTGAACTGCAAGATTCCTGGAATGGGGCAATCTTGAACGGACTCGAAATGTTCAAACTCAGTGAAAATCGGAGTCTCGCCAGACCAAGCCCGAACCCACCTTCTATAGCCCCAGCAAAGGGGACACCATCAAAACCTACCAGATCAAGAACTCCTTTGCTTGCCCCGGTTGTCGGTGTAGCTTGCGGAATACTTGGACTCTCTGTCCTTGGGTTCTTGGTTTTTAGGCGGCGGAGGAAAGTCAAGGGCACTGCCTCAGATGGGTCATCATCTTTACCAACACATTTGTGTCGTTACTTTTCACTGACGGAGATCAAAGCCGCCACCCAAAACTTCAGCCAGAGTTTCATTGTTGGTGTAGGCGGCTTCGGTCACGTGTACAAAGGGCATATCGACGGCGGGGCCACTCCCGTTGCTATCAAACGGCTGAAACCCGAGTCATCGCAAGGAGCCCGCGAGTTCAAGACGGAAATCGAGCTGCTCTCACAACTTAGACACCGTTATTTGGTGTCTCTCATTGGGTATTGTACTGATAAAAATGAGATGATTTTGGTGTACGATTACATGGCACGTGGGCCCCTCGCTGATCACCTCTACCACACTGACAACCCACCTCTCTCCTGGGGACAACGGCTCCAAATTTGCATTGGCGCCGCGCGAGGCTTGAGCTACCTTCACAGCGATGCGCAGGGCACTATCATCCACCGTGATGTGAAGAGCACAAACATTTTATTGGATGAGAAATGGGTGGCCAAGGTTTCGGATTTCGGATTGTCGAAAGTGGGCACGGCCACCATGTCCAAGACCCACATCAGCACGGCCGTGAAAGGTAGCTTCGGGTATCTAGACCCAGAATATTACCGACGTCAACAACTGACGGTGAAGTCCGATGTGTACTCATTCGGTGTAGTGTTGTGCGCAAGACCAGCTGTGGTGCATGCAACGGAGACGAGGCAAATGAACTTGGCTGAGTGGACCAAGAGCTGTCATCGTGACGGGGAACTTGATCAAATCATCGATCCGAACATGAAGGGTAAGATTGAAACCGAGTGTTTGAACAAGTATGTGGAAATTGCTATGAGTTGCATCAATGACTGTGGGATGGAAAGGCCGTCAATGAACGACGTTGTGAGGGGGCTTGAGTTTGCATTGCAACTACATCAGAACTGCGGTGAAAGGAACAACGAGGATGCCTTTGCTAGCGTTCCAGGTTGCGCTACTAATGAATCCGTTCAACACATATCTGAGACGATCTTCTCAGAGATCAACGATCCGAATGGAAGATGA